A segment of the Vagococcus hydrophili genome:
TAAATAGCTTTTGACGCTCTTTCAAGAAGGTATCATTCATTTTCGTTAAACGTTCACTGCCTGTTAAGCCGACTGTTAACAAAAGATGTTGCAAGCGGACTTCGTTTAATTGATTCAATTCAGATAACTGTTCTTGTTGGAAACTAAAGACTTGATCAAAAGCTTCTTTAGTCAGTGGCGCGATAATTTTTTCAAGAAGTAAGTCATTTCCTGTTTGACCATTTTCTAAAGTCACCAACGCTTGACCTTTATTCTTCTCTTTAAAACGCTCAACGGTCACCTTTCCATAAACCTTATCTTCAAAAATCACCTTACCTCCGTAAATGGCACCATTCACAGGTGTAAAGTCACGAAGAATTTCTCGTTTTTTAGGAAAACCAAATAAAATGGTCCGAATGAATTGATAAACCGTTGATTTACCCGCTTCATTCTCTCCAAAGAACAACTGATTCTCTGAATACACATCGAATACTTGATTATTAAATTTTCCAAACCCATCAATTTTTAGTTGTTGTAATTTCATTGATCTGCCTCATTTTTAAAAATCATTTTGTCTTTAATTAACTGACTACTTTCGTTGACCAAATCAGCCATATCTTCTTGTTCCCAAGATAAATACTTCGCAATCGTGCCCTGTAACATCAAGTCACCCACTGTTTTTTCAAAGTAGTCTTCCGCTTTATATTTTCTACCTAAATCATCAATTAATGTCGTTTCAAATCCCATAATTAATTTGTCTGATGTGCTTTGATTTAGCCCTAAATCTTTCAACCATAATTTATTGCCCGACTGTCTGAGCAACTGGTCTTGTAAGTACATCATGACTTCTTCTTTTTCTTTTAAAAGTAAGCTCGCATTTTCTGCAGTTGTGATCAAACGCGCTTCTAAAACAGTTAAAAGAAAACCATTTGCTGGGGTGAACAGTTCTTTTTCTAAAGCCACTAACAAATCTTTTTTATCTAATGTCTCTAAAATAGAAACTTCCTTCTTATGCCATTTTATGTTAGAAACATCTAACCACTGATGATTAACTGATCCTTGTTTGATTTCAACCAACAACACGCCTTTGGTCTGATTTTCTTTCTTCGTATGTCCTTGTGGCGTTCCTGAGTAAGCAACTACAGGGTTCGTCGAAAGAATCTCGCTCTTATGAATATGTCCTAATGCCCAATAATCATAGCTTGCAGGCAACTCACTTGGTGTAAATGGTGCATAATTTTTCGAATTATCCCCATGATAAAAACCAATATGATAGGTTGTTTCAAAGTTTCTTTTTGGATAAAAAGGTGCCATTGACTGATTAATCCATTGGTTTTCATAAGAAAAACCACTGATTGAAACAGACTCACCATTTTTTAGTTGAATCGTTTTGGTTTGGACTTCTTCTTTTTTAAAAAGAATCACATTATCTGGCCACTCAAACCAATAACGATTTTTTGTATAATAATCATGATTCCCAAAAGAAAGAACGACTTTAATCTCTGCTTGTTCTAATCTTTCAAATTGAGTCATGATAGCTTTTTGTGTGTGGATAGACGACTGTGCTTGATGAAATGTATCTCCTACGATTAGCAAGAAATCAACTTTTTCTTCAAGACAGCGGTCCACTATTTCTGATAAAACATCTTGATTGGACGTTTTCAGTAAAGTTTGAATGTCAGTTTTATCTGAATCAATGCCTGAAAAGGGTTGGTCAATATGTAAATCAGCCGTATGAATAAATTTCATCTGTATCACTCCTTCTATACATCATACCTATTTCTTACCTTTTTTTCTATAAAAAAACAATGGGGAAGCTAAGTTTTTTACTTAACCTCCCCTATTAGTTCTATTCACCCATTTGATATAATTCTTGAACAGGTTTCATGATGATACGGTTTAAGTCGTTAACGATCATGCTGAAAGCTTGCTCTTTTTGCATTAAATCTTGAATGACTGCAGCGTCTTGAACTTTAGCTGCCATTTCTTGTGCTTTTAAAACATCTTCTTCAGATAATTCTAAGCCTTGCATTTGTTTTTGTTGTAATTCCATTTGTAACTCTTGGAAACTTTGGAACAAGTTAAAAGATTCTTCTTCTTTTTTCATTGTAGCAAAGGCTTCTTTTA
Coding sequences within it:
- a CDS encoding metallophosphoesterase family protein; translation: MKFIHTADLHIDQPFSGIDSDKTDIQTLLKTSNQDVLSEIVDRCLEEKVDFLLIVGDTFHQAQSSIHTQKAIMTQFERLEQAEIKVVLSFGNHDYYTKNRYWFEWPDNVILFKKEEVQTKTIQLKNGESVSISGFSYENQWINQSMAPFYPKRNFETTYHIGFYHGDNSKNYAPFTPSELPASYDYWALGHIHKSEILSTNPVVAYSGTPQGHTKKENQTKGVLLVEIKQGSVNHQWLDVSNIKWHKKEVSILETLDKKDLLVALEKELFTPANGFLLTVLEARLITTAENASLLLKEKEEVMMYLQDQLLRQSGNKLWLKDLGLNQSTSDKLIMGFETTLIDDLGRKYKAEDYFEKTVGDLMLQGTIAKYLSWEQEDMADLVNESSQLIKDKMIFKNEADQ
- a CDS encoding YlbF family regulator; protein product: MTVNIYDSANQIEREIREMDEFIALKEAFATMKKEEESFNLFQSFQELQMELQQKQMQGLELSEEDVLKAQEMAAKVQDAAVIQDLMQKEQAFSMIVNDLNRIIMKPVQELYQMGE